The genomic stretch AGGCGTTGGTGCGCCTGATCGCCTCGGCCAGCGGGGCGATGGCCGCCGCCTCCTTGACGTCGATGTTGAAGCGGATCTCCGGCCAGGTGCCCAGGAGGTCCTCCATCAGCGGGATCTCGTGGACGCCGGCGATGCGGGCCTGCCTGACCGCCCGGTAGGGCAGCTCGGAGATGCGGCCGCGCTGGTCGGTCACGCGGTCGAGCGTGTGGTCGTGGAAGGCGACCAGCACGCCGTCGGAGGTGGCGTGCGCGTCGGTCTCCAGATAGGTGTAGCCGAGCTCGACCGCCCGCTCGAAGGCGGCGACGGAGTTTTCCGCGCCTTCCGCGGCGCCTCCGCGGTGGGCGAAGGCCAGCGGGCCCGGGTGGTCGAGAAAGGCGAAGCGGCGGCTGAGCACGTCCTGAAGTATGCCCTTCCGGGATGAACGCTGTAGTTACGAATCAGCAAGATTCTCCCACTCCTGGCGGCGGGCCTCCGCCAGGGCGATGGCGGCGGCCACCGCGACGTTGAACGAGCCGACCCGGCCGACCTGCGGGATGTAGCAGACGCCGTCCACGGCGTCGAGCAGGGCGGGGGAGCAGCCGTGGTCCTCGCTGCCCACCACCAGGCACACGTCCCTGGCCAGATCGGCTTTGTGCAGCGGGACGGCCTCAGCGGTCAGCTCGATGGCCAGCACCGTGTAGCCGCTCTCCCTGGCGGCCTTGACCGCCTCGGTGGCGGGGACGGGCTCGTGCCAGGTGACCAGCCGTTCGGTGCCGAGCGCGGTCTTGCCTGCCTTGGGGTTGGTGGGCGGGGTGGCGTTGCCGGCGAGCCAGATCTCGTCCACGCCGAACGCGGCCGCGCTGCGGAAGATCGAGCCGATGTTGAACGGGCCGGTGACCGATTCGATGATCAGGCCGAGGCGGTTTCCGGTGTTCCTGCGCCAGGTGCGGTTGAGCCGCTTGACGTCGGTGGGGCGCAGTTGCCTTCTCATCGGGTCACCTTCAGTATCCGGTAGGCGGCCCGGCTGGCCTCGCGGGAAGCCTGCCAGCCCTGCTCGCCGAGCCAGCGCTGCAGGGAGTCCGAGCCGAGGTGTTTCTGGACGACCAGGTAGGCCACGCCGTCGGGCGTCAGCCGGGTCAGCCACCTGGTGAGCATGTCGTGGAGGGCCTGCTTCCCGATGCGGATCGCAGGATTGGACCAGATTGCGCGAAAATTCAC from Nonomuraea polychroma encodes the following:
- a CDS encoding TrmH family RNA methyltransferase → MRRQLRPTDVKRLNRTWRRNTGNRLGLIIESVTGPFNIGSIFRSAAAFGVDEIWLAGNATPPTNPKAGKTALGTERLVTWHEPVPATEAVKAARESGYTVLAIELTAEAVPLHKADLARDVCLVVGSEDHGCSPALLDAVDGVCYIPQVGRVGSFNVAVAAAIALAEARRQEWENLADS